One region of Eupeodes corollae chromosome 1, idEupCoro1.1, whole genome shotgun sequence genomic DNA includes:
- the LOC129939291 gene encoding uncharacterized protein LOC129939291 isoform X2 has translation MTATRLTRSGRSRFLIGLGLIILMFGFVAIFHSSQTQLDESRQQLIRCEQQQEALNARMQAIIEHKFRLERSLEAERKEHLETRQGFEQRAKEQSDQNAKAKMTSTLHYDNLNQRYKLLQKEHGDLVEDCSKSKKSHLEAVNSLDTKVKSLQSQLQQVRSLNDKDLEELKAKYDTVVQEKDRLEILLKTTSLSSENHKKKISKLTDTIMEYKNNCEYKPKTDSSDTLSDQTMPSPISGNNHHQLMPNHPLDKPLVQKSFNEQQLVSPDLYKVSIKLTNNTQPSASYLSTQKSLAPPADMGEARKDRPIDKYKNAIINSVENFQMIPKPLASTEDKNKPASAAENVQQMPPLNSTIKSSTVAISAANGDAEGGGTHDVNRHALSVANQPSTASTAIKAKRSSTTKELLNSPHKPPKHIPLGVAPIPENFEYLLSNNRNDDQQAGNKLANLQKQPGEADNKQDTDNNRYVNVVDELVGKNNEGGEQDTGAHEVKDADFNADKNDENVNNGAEEDNNFFEAKIAPKDNDDRGDGDDMEVFGMGGGHKQNHNKDRDDDLAPVANALLDADNLNNEVAGDQGKEQFADGLHIDEGNEEEEDDDYSNPAARQQEGPAIRN, from the exons ATGACGGCAACCCGATTGACGCGGTCAGGTCGCAGCCGATTTCTAATCGGATTAGGTCTAATTATTCTTATGTTTGGATTCGTTGCAATATTTCACAGTTCACAAACTCAACTAGATGAATCTAGACAGCAACTTATACGATGTGAACAACAACAGGAGGCTTTAAATGCTCGCATGCAAG CAATAATTGAACATAAATTCCGTCTGGAACGGAGCCTCGAAGCCGAACGCAAAGAACACCTTGAAACACGACAAGGATTTGAGCAACGAGCCAAAGAACAATCCGATCAAAATGCAAAGGCAAAGATGACATCAACCCTACATTATGACAATCTTAACCAAAGGTATAAGCTACTGCAAAAGGAACATGGTGATTTAGTGGAGGACTgttcaaaatcgaaaaaatcaCATCTGGAAGCTGTGAATAGTTTGGATACGAAGGTGAAATCACTACAATCCCAACTGCAACAAGTACGGAGTTTGAATGATAAGGATCTTGAAGAATTgaag GCTAAGTATGATACAGTTGTGCAGGAAAAGGATCGTCTAGAAATTCTACTTAAGACAACGTCACTAAGTTCTGAAAATCACAAGAAGAAAATCTCAAAACTAACAGACACAATcatggaatacaaaaacaattgtgAATACAAACCCAAAACTGATAGCAGTGACACTTTGAGCGATCAAACAATGCCGTCTCCCATATCTGGCAACAACCATCATCAATTAATGCCCAATCATCCACTGGATAAGCCTCTCGTACAGAAGTCCTTTAACGAACAACAATTAGTGAGTCCTGATTTGTACAAAGTATCTATTAAACTTACTAACAACACTCAACCAAGTGCTTCATATTTGTCTACTCAAAAATCTCTCGCCCCACCTGCTGATATGGGTGAAGCTCGAAAAGATCGCCCAATCGACAAGTATAAAAATGCGATAATTAATTCTGTTGAAAACTTTCAGATGATTCCCAAGCCATTGGCCAGTACAGAGgacaaaaataaaccagcatcgGCAGCAGAGAATGTGCAACAAATGCCACCACTGAACTCAACAATCAAATCATCAACTGTGGCAATTTCAGCGGCTAATGGTGATGCTGAAGGTGGAGGAACTCACGATGTTAATCGACATGCTTTATCTGTAGCCAATCAGCCCAGTACCGCGAGTACAGCAATCAAAGCCAAGCGATCAAGCACAACAAAAGAGCTTCTGAATTCCCCACACAAACCGCCTAAACATATACCACTTGGTGTTGCTCCGATTCCAGAAAACTTCGAGTACTTGCTTAGCAACAATCGTAACGATGACCAACAAGCCGGCAATAAGTTAGCAAACCTTCAAAAACAACCAGGAGAAGCTGACAATAAGCAAGATACTGATAACAACCGTTATGTAAATGTTGTAGATGAATTGGTAGGGAAGAACAACGAAGGTGGTGAGCAGGATACAGGTGCACACGAAGTGAAGGACGCCGATTTTAATGCTGATAAGAATGATGAGAATGTGAATAATGGCGCGGAAGAGGATAATAATTTCTTCGAGGCGAAAATAGCGCCGAAAGATAATGATGATCGTGGCGATGGAGATGATATGGAAGTATTTGGCATGGGTGGTGGCCACAAACAAAATCACAATAAAGACCGAGACGATGATTTGGCACCAGTGGCAAATGCTTTACTTGATGCAGACAATCTTAATAATGAAGTTGCTGGTGATCAAGGAAAGGAACAATTTGCGGATGGTTTGCACATCGACGAAGGaaacgaagaagaggaagacg ATGATTACTCAAATCCTGCGGCAAGGCAACAGGAAGGTCCAGCGATTCGCAATTAA
- the LOC129939291 gene encoding uncharacterized protein LOC129939291 isoform X1, which translates to MTATRLTRSGRSRFLIGLGLIILMFGFVAIFHSSQTQLDESRQQLIRCEQQQEALNARMQAIIEHKFRLERSLEAERKEHLETRQGFEQRAKEQSDQNAKAKMTSTLHYDNLNQRYKLLQKEHGDLVEDCSKSKKSHLEAVNSLDTKVKSLQSQLQQVRSLNDKDLEELKAKYDTVVQEKDRLEILLKTTSLSSENHKKKISKLTDTIMEYKNNCEYKPKTDSSDTLSDQTMPSPISGNNHHQLMPNHPLDKPLVQKSFNEQQLVSPDLYKVSIKLTNNTQPSASYLSTQKSLAPPADMGEARKDRPIDKYKNAIINSVENFQMIPKPLASTEDKNKPASAAENVQQMPPLNSTIKSSTVAISAANGDAEGGGTHDVNRHALSVANQPSTASTAIKAKRSSTTKELLNSPHKPPKHIPLGVAPIPENFEYLLSNNRNDDQQAGNKLANLQKQPGEADNKQDTDNNRYVNVVDELVGKNNEGGEQDTGAHEVKDADFNADKNDENVNNGAEEDNNFFEAKIAPKDNDDRGDGDDMEVFGMGGGHKQNHNKDRDDDLAPVANALLDADNLNNEVAGDQGKEQFADGLHIDEGNEEEEDEDDYSNPAARQQEGPAIRN; encoded by the exons ATGACGGCAACCCGATTGACGCGGTCAGGTCGCAGCCGATTTCTAATCGGATTAGGTCTAATTATTCTTATGTTTGGATTCGTTGCAATATTTCACAGTTCACAAACTCAACTAGATGAATCTAGACAGCAACTTATACGATGTGAACAACAACAGGAGGCTTTAAATGCTCGCATGCAAG CAATAATTGAACATAAATTCCGTCTGGAACGGAGCCTCGAAGCCGAACGCAAAGAACACCTTGAAACACGACAAGGATTTGAGCAACGAGCCAAAGAACAATCCGATCAAAATGCAAAGGCAAAGATGACATCAACCCTACATTATGACAATCTTAACCAAAGGTATAAGCTACTGCAAAAGGAACATGGTGATTTAGTGGAGGACTgttcaaaatcgaaaaaatcaCATCTGGAAGCTGTGAATAGTTTGGATACGAAGGTGAAATCACTACAATCCCAACTGCAACAAGTACGGAGTTTGAATGATAAGGATCTTGAAGAATTgaag GCTAAGTATGATACAGTTGTGCAGGAAAAGGATCGTCTAGAAATTCTACTTAAGACAACGTCACTAAGTTCTGAAAATCACAAGAAGAAAATCTCAAAACTAACAGACACAATcatggaatacaaaaacaattgtgAATACAAACCCAAAACTGATAGCAGTGACACTTTGAGCGATCAAACAATGCCGTCTCCCATATCTGGCAACAACCATCATCAATTAATGCCCAATCATCCACTGGATAAGCCTCTCGTACAGAAGTCCTTTAACGAACAACAATTAGTGAGTCCTGATTTGTACAAAGTATCTATTAAACTTACTAACAACACTCAACCAAGTGCTTCATATTTGTCTACTCAAAAATCTCTCGCCCCACCTGCTGATATGGGTGAAGCTCGAAAAGATCGCCCAATCGACAAGTATAAAAATGCGATAATTAATTCTGTTGAAAACTTTCAGATGATTCCCAAGCCATTGGCCAGTACAGAGgacaaaaataaaccagcatcgGCAGCAGAGAATGTGCAACAAATGCCACCACTGAACTCAACAATCAAATCATCAACTGTGGCAATTTCAGCGGCTAATGGTGATGCTGAAGGTGGAGGAACTCACGATGTTAATCGACATGCTTTATCTGTAGCCAATCAGCCCAGTACCGCGAGTACAGCAATCAAAGCCAAGCGATCAAGCACAACAAAAGAGCTTCTGAATTCCCCACACAAACCGCCTAAACATATACCACTTGGTGTTGCTCCGATTCCAGAAAACTTCGAGTACTTGCTTAGCAACAATCGTAACGATGACCAACAAGCCGGCAATAAGTTAGCAAACCTTCAAAAACAACCAGGAGAAGCTGACAATAAGCAAGATACTGATAACAACCGTTATGTAAATGTTGTAGATGAATTGGTAGGGAAGAACAACGAAGGTGGTGAGCAGGATACAGGTGCACACGAAGTGAAGGACGCCGATTTTAATGCTGATAAGAATGATGAGAATGTGAATAATGGCGCGGAAGAGGATAATAATTTCTTCGAGGCGAAAATAGCGCCGAAAGATAATGATGATCGTGGCGATGGAGATGATATGGAAGTATTTGGCATGGGTGGTGGCCACAAACAAAATCACAATAAAGACCGAGACGATGATTTGGCACCAGTGGCAAATGCTTTACTTGATGCAGACAATCTTAATAATGAAGTTGCTGGTGATCAAGGAAAGGAACAATTTGCGGATGGTTTGCACATCGACGAAGGaaacgaagaagaggaagacg AAGATGATTACTCAAATCCTGCGGCAAGGCAACAGGAAGGTCCAGCGATTCGCAATTAA
- the LOC129939291 gene encoding MATH and LRR domain-containing protein PFE0570w isoform X3 encodes MTATRLTRSGRSRFLIGLGLIILMFGFVAIFHSSQTQLDESRQQLIRCEQQQEALNARMQAIIEHKFRLERSLEAERKEHLETRQGFEQRAKEQSDQNAKAKMTSTLHYDNLNQRYKLLQKEHGDLVEDCSKSKKSHLEAVNSLDTKVKSLQSQLQQVRSLNDKDLEELKAKYDTVVQEKDRLEILLKTTSLSSENHKKKISKLTDTIMEYKNNCEYKPKTDSSDTLSDQTMPSPISGNNHHQLMPNHPLDKPLVQKSFNEQQLMIPKPLASTEDKNKPASAAENVQQMPPLNSTIKSSTVAISAANGDAEGGGTHDVNRHALSVANQPSTASTAIKAKRSSTTKELLNSPHKPPKHIPLGVAPIPENFEYLLSNNRNDDQQAGNKLANLQKQPGEADNKQDTDNNRYVNVVDELVGKNNEGGEQDTGAHEVKDADFNADKNDENVNNGAEEDNNFFEAKIAPKDNDDRGDGDDMEVFGMGGGHKQNHNKDRDDDLAPVANALLDADNLNNEVAGDQGKEQFADGLHIDEGNEEEEDEDDYSNPAARQQEGPAIRN; translated from the exons ATGACGGCAACCCGATTGACGCGGTCAGGTCGCAGCCGATTTCTAATCGGATTAGGTCTAATTATTCTTATGTTTGGATTCGTTGCAATATTTCACAGTTCACAAACTCAACTAGATGAATCTAGACAGCAACTTATACGATGTGAACAACAACAGGAGGCTTTAAATGCTCGCATGCAAG CAATAATTGAACATAAATTCCGTCTGGAACGGAGCCTCGAAGCCGAACGCAAAGAACACCTTGAAACACGACAAGGATTTGAGCAACGAGCCAAAGAACAATCCGATCAAAATGCAAAGGCAAAGATGACATCAACCCTACATTATGACAATCTTAACCAAAGGTATAAGCTACTGCAAAAGGAACATGGTGATTTAGTGGAGGACTgttcaaaatcgaaaaaatcaCATCTGGAAGCTGTGAATAGTTTGGATACGAAGGTGAAATCACTACAATCCCAACTGCAACAAGTACGGAGTTTGAATGATAAGGATCTTGAAGAATTgaag GCTAAGTATGATACAGTTGTGCAGGAAAAGGATCGTCTAGAAATTCTACTTAAGACAACGTCACTAAGTTCTGAAAATCACAAGAAGAAAATCTCAAAACTAACAGACACAATcatggaatacaaaaacaattgtgAATACAAACCCAAAACTGATAGCAGTGACACTTTGAGCGATCAAACAATGCCGTCTCCCATATCTGGCAACAACCATCATCAATTAATGCCCAATCATCCACTGGATAAGCCTCTCGTACAGAAGTCCTTTAACGAACAACAATTA ATGATTCCCAAGCCATTGGCCAGTACAGAGgacaaaaataaaccagcatcgGCAGCAGAGAATGTGCAACAAATGCCACCACTGAACTCAACAATCAAATCATCAACTGTGGCAATTTCAGCGGCTAATGGTGATGCTGAAGGTGGAGGAACTCACGATGTTAATCGACATGCTTTATCTGTAGCCAATCAGCCCAGTACCGCGAGTACAGCAATCAAAGCCAAGCGATCAAGCACAACAAAAGAGCTTCTGAATTCCCCACACAAACCGCCTAAACATATACCACTTGGTGTTGCTCCGATTCCAGAAAACTTCGAGTACTTGCTTAGCAACAATCGTAACGATGACCAACAAGCCGGCAATAAGTTAGCAAACCTTCAAAAACAACCAGGAGAAGCTGACAATAAGCAAGATACTGATAACAACCGTTATGTAAATGTTGTAGATGAATTGGTAGGGAAGAACAACGAAGGTGGTGAGCAGGATACAGGTGCACACGAAGTGAAGGACGCCGATTTTAATGCTGATAAGAATGATGAGAATGTGAATAATGGCGCGGAAGAGGATAATAATTTCTTCGAGGCGAAAATAGCGCCGAAAGATAATGATGATCGTGGCGATGGAGATGATATGGAAGTATTTGGCATGGGTGGTGGCCACAAACAAAATCACAATAAAGACCGAGACGATGATTTGGCACCAGTGGCAAATGCTTTACTTGATGCAGACAATCTTAATAATGAAGTTGCTGGTGATCAAGGAAAGGAACAATTTGCGGATGGTTTGCACATCGACGAAGGaaacgaagaagaggaagacg AAGATGATTACTCAAATCCTGCGGCAAGGCAACAGGAAGGTCCAGCGATTCGCAATTAA
- the LOC129941928 gene encoding tigger transposable element-derived protein 6-like → MKSFLREINLLNALKIVKRSWWLVTPQTIQNCFKKSGIFKRSEEDQDLIECNEPEPELFNFGENFDGEENENCFGELDDTEILNEVRDGDDERIDLQIEDEQQKEQIPLPKPTRNEALRAFFILKRYLDGDDDIIHNIEDILVKKRKEDLIQTTMDDYLF, encoded by the exons ATGAAAAGTTTCTTACGAGAAATAAATTTACTAAATGCTTTGAAGATTGTAAAACGATCTTGGTGGCTTGTTACCCCGCAAACTATacaaaattgctttaaaaagtctggaatttttaaaagaagcgAAGAAGACCAAG ATTTAATTGAGTGCAATGAACCAGAACCAGAGTTATTTAACTTCGGTGAAAATTTTGATGGTGAGGAAAATGAAAATTGCTTTGGTGAGTTGGACGATACCGAAATTTTGAACGAAGTACGAGATGGTGATGATGAAAGAATTGACCTGCAAATCGAAGACGAACAACAAAAGGAGCAAATACCATTGCCAAAACCAACAAGAAATGAAGCTCTGCGtgcttttttcattttgaaaagatatttagatgGTGATGATGACATCATACATAACATCGAAGATATTCTTGTCAAGAAGCGCAAGGAAGACTTAATTCAAACAACCATGGATGATTacctattttga